From the genome of Brassica oleracea var. oleracea cultivar TO1000 chromosome C4, BOL, whole genome shotgun sequence:
TGAATATGTTATTAAAATAAATATATTATATAATAATATATTAATATTTAAAATTAAAAATAGCCATATTAGTAGAGCAATATGAATATGCTTTTGATAAACTATTTTTTTAAAATAGATATTTATTTTTTATGAATATTATATATATATTAATATAATAATATATTAATATTTAAAATTAAAAATAGAGAAAAAGACAGAAATAGCACTAAATCAAGTTTATGTTCCCAAACTAGCACTCAAGGTCAAAAGTCACAAAAATAGCACTTAATGTTTTATCAAAAGTCACAAACTTAGGGTTTAGAGTTAAAGGATGGGGTTTAGGATTTAGGGTTTAGGGTTTAGGGTTTAGGGTTTATATTTTAGGGTTTAGGGTTTAGATTTTAGGGTTTAGGGTTTAGAGAAAAATAAAAAAAATTAAAATTTTCAAAGGATAAACTTAGAAAGGTGTTATTTTGGTCATTTTAGTTTTTGAGTGCTATTTTTGTGATATAAACTTAGAAATGTGCTATTTTGGAGATTTGCCCTTAAAAATATGTATAATTAATTTATTTTATTTAATAATTTAATAATTATGTTTTTATCGAAAGTAGATTACTTTAAAATAAATTTTACAATTAAAATATCTATTTTAAAAAAATATTTCTCATTTAAAATATAACAAAATTATATTTATTAAATTATATTTTAAATGTGAAATACTATTTAAAAAAATATATTTTTATTGTAAATTTATTTTTGAAATAAAATTTTTATTTTATGGATATAAAAATAATTTTATGATGCTATTTAATAAAATAAATGAATTAATTATATATTTTTCTTAATTTTATAAATTATAAATTCAAATTCTCTTCTAAAAGCTTCATATGAGATCATTTGGAGAGCATTAACATTTAGTAAATGTTTTTCTAAATGCTTTTATAACAAATATTGATTGGATAACGTATACCATAATGCTAATGCTCTACCAATCAAGGCCTTAGTGAACGTGCATATAATATGTATAATATTATATAGTGAATGCAAAATTGAATTTATTAATTTGATATACATATACTTAGCATTTAACATATGAACTAGACCCTCACCCGCGCGCCAGCGCGGATATGAATTTTCAGTTTTTAATTATTTATTTTATTAAATGATGTATTTGTAATATTCGTTCATATTATATTCATTAAGTAAATATTTTTCTTTGCATCTTAAACTATCTATTTTTTTACGAATGTGTGATATCATATAAAAAATATATAAAAAATTAGTATAGAGTTAATTAGATAATTTTAAAAACAAAAATTTTTCTTTCGTGTGTGATATCATATGAATAATGATCCACCCAGTTAACAAAAATCATGATTATTTTATGTGTAATTTTTTTTTATTTTGACCATTTCATTAAAACTATATTAAATTTTATATATTTTAATTAGAATATTTTTTATATCTTTACCTTTTTATTTGAAATGCAACTCAATATTTTTTTAACAATTATAACAAAATATTNNNNNNNNNNNNNNNNNNNNNNNNNNNNNNNNNNNNNNNNNNNNNNNNNNNNNNNNNNNNNNNNNNNNNNNNNNNNNNNNNNNNAAATATGATAAGTTTTGATGTAAACGAAAACTCAAATTATGTCAAAAATAATGATATTCAATGATAATAACTATTTTAATTGATTGTTTTTTTAAAAATACATTTACAAAAATATTGTTTGAAAGAAAATTCATTTATCTTTCAAATATAAAATTAAAATATTATAATTAAATAATAAAAAATATAAATAAAAACCATAAATTTAGCAAATGACAACTGAGTTATATTATGGTAAAATGTTCTTTCTAACAATTTATCAAATGACAAATGAGTTATGAGCAAATAATACCATATAATTTTTAAAAACATAGCCTTTCTTAACAATTTATATATTTTTCTTAATTTTATAAATTATAAATTCAATTTCTCTTCTAAAAGCTTCATATGAGAGAATTTGGAGAGCATTAACATTTTGTAAATGTTTTTCTAAATGCTTTTATAACAAATATTGATTGGATAATGTATACCATAATGCTAATGCTCTACCAATCAAGGCCTTAGTGAACGTGCATATAATATGTATAATATTATATAGTGAATGCAAAATTGAATTTACTAATTTGATATACATATACTTAGCATTTAACATATGAATAATGTTTTAGCAAAAAAAACATAGGAATAAATATTTGCTTTACCCATTTACATCAATTTAGGTTTTAAGGTCCATGATTTCACGATAAATAGTGCTCCTAACTTCTTTTTCTTTCATATAATAGCGCAAACATATTATTATATATTACTCCTACTTAACTATTTGAATAAACGAACACTCTGATATTTGAAAATTTTGAACGGTTCCCTTTGTACGGTAAAAGGATTTATTTCAAAGTATTAATACACCAATGCAAATATATATTTTGCAAGATAATTACACACATCTGCAGCATAAACTCTTTATTACATACGAGCATGAATTCTATAAAAATATCTATGCAATATTATCATTTAATTTAAATATATTGTTAATTCATAACGCAAGTTTCCACGGTATTAATAATTTTTAAACTAATAGTAAAACTTATCTAATAAATTCTAAAGTTATTTAATAACGACAGACCGTTTTCAATATAAAGAGTGGTAGAGAGGTTGAAGTATGACTTTCATTAGGAGAAAACTATCACATTTTAATTAAAACATACACAGACCAAGCTACTCACACTAATAAAATGTTGTTTTGGCTTAGATAATATAAGTTTTTCCTTAACATATTTCTATGGCATGATCATTGCATAATTATATGCACATGAAGGGCATCATTAAACCTATTATATTAGATTGTTCTTCATAGAATAATGAATGTTATTATCATTAATTCGGTCCAAAACTATTTATTAAAAATAACAACATGATCTCCAAATTCTATTTATTTTATTTTTTTGTTTACAATATCGTTTTCAATATACAATTTTTTTAAATGCTTCATAAAATTAATATAAATTCATATAAAATAGTTTTGTTTTCTAACTACGGGCAGACCGACCGTAGTAGTTTATATATTATTATAGCAAATGAAAATTAGTTTAAGTATTTTAAAAGAATCTTTCCTTTTCAAAACGTTAAATTTACTTTTTCAAATGTAAAAATAACATTTATTATTAATAGATTCCCAGAACCGGTCTGATCACTAAACCAAACACATCTCTAATTTTTTTTGGCGGGTACGACATGATGTTACTTTACCATGCGACGGAAATGAAATGGCGCGTTTATTCTAGGAGATGACGCGTTTATTCTAGCTGAAGCAACCACAACGGTTAAACTCCGGCAACAGTTTCTCTCGGTTTCGTCAACTCGCTGAGCCTCAGCACAAGATGAGAAAAAGAAGACACATCAAGAACAATGCGTAGTAGATGATCCACCCGAATCCCGTGTGGCTCCTGCCGTGAAACAACCATTCATCGGCCAAGGCAATTCCGTATGTGAACGTAGCTGAGCTGCTTATGACCAAAACTTTCAGAATCGCTGGATTCGGGATTTCCAAGAATGCTCCTCTTGTTTTGGCAAGCCACCCCATCTCTGGCAGCTGCCTCTGAGTCTCCTCCAGCGCTACACTCCAGCATTTTGTTCATTCATTTTTAGAAATTTTTATTGTACTTTCCTCTCCTCGTTATAAGAGGAGAGACTAGTAAAGTGAACGTTTAAGTTATAATATAATCCACCAACTGGAAAATGAAAATTAAGATTTTGTAATCTGAAAACAGTTGAGATTTGTTTTTCAAATAAAAACATATTTAACATATTTGGTTTTACCATAGACAAAACACCTAAACTTAAGAATTAAGAGCTGAAGACACTTGAGGCTAGTTACTTGATAGTGATGTAGCGGTTGGTGCCGTGCCTAGCCCAATAGTCTTTTAGGTCAACATGAGACGAGAGATCACATCCTTCTGCTGCTAAATGGCTTAGTAATCTGGAGAAAACGTTTCCGCTCATTTTCCTACCGCCCACCCGAGAATGCCTCTTGTTTGGCATCTGCGGTAATGGATACTGCGACAAGTTGGTCGTGCAGCAAGACGATTGCCAACCTCCATTACCCCATTTGTAACACTGATGCGCAGAGCCTGTGCATGTGCAAACCGGCACGGGCATAGTCTTTTCGTCGAAGGTGACCAAGTTTAAACCGAAATGGTTAGTGTCCCAATCTTTTTTACATTTCTTTCCAGGAGCAGCAACTAGAAGGTTCAGATCTTCACCCACTTTCTTTCCTTTTGGTTTGTTATCTTTTTTCCTTTTGATAGCCTTGGTCGTGTTAGTTGATGTAGTAGGGCAGAGATCATCAATAGTGAACAAAACATCATCATCATCCCCTCCTTGACAGCGCTTCCCACCGGACAAAGCAAAGTTGAGACTGTTTTCATGGTGTTGAAGGGCAGCAAAAGCATTGTCCCTCTCAATCAAAGCTTTATCTCTTTCGGCCAGGGCTTTGTCCCGTTGCTGAAGGGCTTGGTCTCGAGCTGCGAGGGCTTCCATTTTGGCGGAGACGGCTTGGTTTCGTTCGTGAACAGCAGCGTCTCTTTCGGCGAGGATGGACATGATCTTTTTATTCATGACCAAGGCATTGTGTTGCTCTTTGATCTGATGGTGAGGCAGCATATTCCACTGTACACACACACATGCACTGGTTGTCAATCAATGGGAGTAAGAAAATTTTGAAAGAAAAGTAAAATAGATTTTTTTTTTTTTTACCATAGAGTGTGCTCCTTTTAAATAATCAGACCCATTTGCATACTGCCCACCATTCTCCATTCTTATTCAAAAAAGGGAGAAAAAGCGAATAAAAATGAAAGCTTCTTCTTGCAAGAAGCAGAGCATATAATCAATCTAGCAACTGTGGTAACTTTCCGTTAACTTTTTGTTCTTTCTTACCTTAAAAATCATCAGTCATTTAAAAAAAAAAACAATCTTTCTTAATTATCAAAAATCACCAGAAAACAGGTCACAACGGATACGAAAAGTGTAGAATTGAATCAATCTTACAAGCCTTTGCGCCCTAAAACAATCAGAAATTGAAAAATACAAAAAAAAAAAATCCCAAGGAGAAAAACTTTCAATACCCCTGAACTGAACAGACAAATTAAAAAGATAAGAGATAAAAGGCGCGAAAGCTTACGAGCTTGTAGAAGAAACAGGCAACCCGATATATTGATTGAGAAGGAGATCTTAAGGCAGGGAGAC
Proteins encoded in this window:
- the LOC106339399 gene encoding protein BASIC PENTACYSTEINE4-like isoform X2, which codes for MLPHHQIKEQHNALVMNKKIMSILAERDAAVHERNQAVSAKMEALAARDQALQQRDKALAERDKALIERDNAFAALQHHENSLNFALSGGKRCQGGDDDDVLFTIDDLCPTTSTNTTKAIKRKKDNKPKGKKVGEDLNLLVAAPGKKCKKDWDTNHFGLNLVTFDEKTMPVPVCTCTGSAHQCYKWGNGGWQSSCCTTNLSQYPLPQMPNKRHSRVGGRKMSGNVFSRLLSHLAAEGCDLSSHVDLKDYWARHGTNRYITIK
- the LOC106339399 gene encoding protein BASIC PENTACYSTEINE4-like isoform X1 is translated as MENGGQYANGSDYLKGAHSMWNMLPHHQIKEQHNALVMNKKIMSILAERDAAVHERNQAVSAKMEALAARDQALQQRDKALAERDKALIERDNAFAALQHHENSLNFALSGGKRCQGGDDDDVLFTIDDLCPTTSTNTTKAIKRKKDNKPKGKKVGEDLNLLVAAPGKKCKKDWDTNHFGLNLVTFDEKTMPVPVCTCTGSAHQCYKWGNGGWQSSCCTTNLSQYPLPQMPNKRHSRVGGRKMSGNVFSRLLSHLAAEGCDLSSHVDLKDYWARHGTNRYITIK